TTTTTATGTTTTATTATAGTCAGAAATATTTTTAACCAATGTTTTCACCTAATGGTAACTATAGAAAACGTTATATATTTTAATATTGACAATCAGTAGTTTAAGGTGCTATTATGACTTGTCATATAAAAACAAAAAGCGACAACATACGACAATGTGGCCGGTGACATTGTATTAGTTATCAAATCAAAAAACTCTAATATCCTATAATTCAAAAAATCTAGTAGAAATTTTAATTTAATATTAAAGAGATTTTCATGTATTAGTGAATTTAGGTTAATGCTTAAATTATTATTTTGATTTTTTAGGATTTGAAGGATGTAAAGAAAATTTAGGGTTAAATTAAATATGTAATAATTTAATGAGGTGAAACTATGGATTCAAACAAGAAAAGAGAAACATTCTCCTCACCACTGGCTATATTTTTTGCTACACTAGGGTCAGCTGTTGGTATAGGAAATGTGTGGAAATTCCCTTACATGGTTGGAATGAATGGTGGGGGAGCATTTTTATTAGTTTATGTTCTATGCATTGCACTTATTGGTTTACCTATTATGATTGCTGAATTTTATGTTGGAAGGTCAACAAGAAAAAGTCCAGTATCAGCACTTGTTGAACTTTCTAAAAAATATAAGATTGTTGGATATTTCTATATATTTTCAACATACTTAGTATTGTTCTTCTATTCAGCAGTTGGAGGTTGGGTTTACTTATATGTTTTTAAAGCCTTATCTGGACAGTTTGTAAATCTAACACCTGAAAAAACAGCTGCGTTATTTAATGCTGCAACAGTTGGACCATTTACACCTGTTATATGGCAGTTTATAGTTATTGTAGTTGTAGGAATCATTATTTCATTAGGAGTAAAAAGTGGAATAGAAAAGATGACTAAGACCCTTATGCCTGTTTTATTTGTCTTACTTATTATAGTTGCTATTAGAGGACTTACTTTAAGTGGTGCATCAGAGGGATTAAAGTTCCTTTTACTACCTGATTTCTCTAAGATAACAAGTCAAGGTATACTTGCTGCAATGGGACTTTCATTCTTTAAGTTATCAATTGCAATGGGGCCAATTATAACATATGCAAGTTACTTTACAAAGGAAACAAATATGATGAAGACAGCGGTTTCTGTTGCATTTTCTGATACACTAATATCTGTATTAGCAGGTATAGCTATTTTCCCTGTTGTGTTTACATTTGGTATAGAACCAGGTGCAGGACCAGGATTATTATTTATGACAATACCATTGGTATTCTCAAAGATACCATTTGGAGGAATACTTTTAGCTATATTCTTCGTACTTGTTGCTATAGCAGCTACTGGAGCTCTAATTTCACTTGTAGAGGTTACTGTTGCTGACCTTATGGAGAGAATGAAGTTTTCTAGACAAAAGTCAGTAATTATAGCATCAACAATTATATTTATATTTGGTATATTTGCTACATTATCCTATGATCCAAAGGCAATATTTGGAGCAATAAAAGAACCTATTTTTGGTGGAAGTATATTTAACCTATATGACAGCATATCATCTAATGTTCTTATGCCTATAGGTGGGCTACTTGTAGCATTAATAGTAGGATATAGAGTAAGTAAAGATAAGCTATATAATCAAGTTTCTAATGAAGGTAATCTAAATATAAATGGAACTTTTAAATTATTTTTAATAGCATTAAAATATATAACTCCAATTTTGGTTATATTAGTACTTGTTAGCTCACTTGGATTATTTAAATAGTATTTTGTAATAGGGAAACATATTATATGTTTCCCTATTTTTGTAATATAATTTAATTGATTTAAAGTATCTGAGGTGATGGATTAGTGAAAAATGATTTTCAAAATGTTATAGATTTAGTAGGATTAGTAAGTAAAGATAATTTAAGATATGTTGATTATTATGCAGAGGCTGGCTTTGGTATTTTTATGCCTACAGTAGGATTTTGTGAATATGCAATAACTAAAGCACATACACATCCAGCATACTCTTTTATTATTTACTTTGACTATAGTAAAGGCATAGTGCCCTGTAATGTTGATATTAAGGAAGGCGAATACTTAGTACAAGCTATATCACCTGATTTTCCACATGAAGAGGAGGAAGGGGATAGGTTTAATAGATACATAGCAATTTTTATTTCTAAGGATTTTTATGAAAAAGAATACAAGCATTATAGTAATTCCCGTGCTATGTATATGTTTAATAGCTTTACAGTTAGTAAGAATATTATGCTGCACATAGAAAAGTATATTAATGAATATGAGGCATTTACACCTGCTAGAGGGGACATGTTAGTACATATATCTAGTATAATAGTTCATGAGTTGATTAGAGGAGTATTAAAGTTAAAGAGTAAAGATGAGGTAAGTATTAAAAGAGTGGAAATTGAGAAAATAGTTAATTATATGCATCAGTACTTTTGTGAGAAAATAACAATATCAAAGTTAGCAGCATTATGTAATATGTCTGAGTCAGGCTTTAATAAGGTGTTTAAAGAAGAGTTATTAACATCTCCAATGGATTACTTAATTAATATAAGAATAGAAAAGGCTAAGAAGTTGCTTAGAAGTAGATCAAAATCTATAACTGAAATTGCATTAGAGTGTGGATTTAATAGCTTGTCTCACTTTTCAAGTTGTTTTACTAAAAATACAAGTACAACACCAAGAGAATATATAAATACATATAAATAGATGATTATATAAGTATAGTATTGTATTTTGAAAGTAATTAAATTTGTTTGTAGGTATAATTTATGAAAATATATATTTCGGAGGTTATATCTATGAATAAGAAAGATGTTATAAGTTTAATAAATAAGAACCCTATATTTTACTTAGCTACTTTAGAAGACTCATATCCAAGGGTTAGAGGAATGCTTTTATATAAGGCTGATGAAACAGGTATA
The Clostridium cylindrosporum DSM 605 DNA segment above includes these coding regions:
- a CDS encoding sodium-dependent transporter; translated protein: MDSNKKRETFSSPLAIFFATLGSAVGIGNVWKFPYMVGMNGGGAFLLVYVLCIALIGLPIMIAEFYVGRSTRKSPVSALVELSKKYKIVGYFYIFSTYLVLFFYSAVGGWVYLYVFKALSGQFVNLTPEKTAALFNAATVGPFTPVIWQFIVIVVVGIIISLGVKSGIEKMTKTLMPVLFVLLIIVAIRGLTLSGASEGLKFLLLPDFSKITSQGILAAMGLSFFKLSIAMGPIITYASYFTKETNMMKTAVSVAFSDTLISVLAGIAIFPVVFTFGIEPGAGPGLLFMTIPLVFSKIPFGGILLAIFFVLVAIAATGALISLVEVTVADLMERMKFSRQKSVIIASTIIFIFGIFATLSYDPKAIFGAIKEPIFGGSIFNLYDSISSNVLMPIGGLLVALIVGYRVSKDKLYNQVSNEGNLNINGTFKLFLIALKYITPILVILVLVSSLGLFK
- a CDS encoding helix-turn-helix domain-containing protein — its product is MKNDFQNVIDLVGLVSKDNLRYVDYYAEAGFGIFMPTVGFCEYAITKAHTHPAYSFIIYFDYSKGIVPCNVDIKEGEYLVQAISPDFPHEEEEGDRFNRYIAIFISKDFYEKEYKHYSNSRAMYMFNSFTVSKNIMLHIEKYINEYEAFTPARGDMLVHISSIIVHELIRGVLKLKSKDEVSIKRVEIEKIVNYMHQYFCEKITISKLAALCNMSESGFNKVFKEELLTSPMDYLINIRIEKAKKLLRSRSKSITEIALECGFNSLSHFSSCFTKNTSTTPREYINTYK